The Devosia sp. YIM 151766 genome includes a region encoding these proteins:
- a CDS encoding NAD(P)H-dependent glycerol-3-phosphate dehydrogenase has translation MPLESVAVIGGGAWGTALAQAVAMAGRSVTLIMRNAEQAAAINAGRINQAALPGQVLLPGVTAAGAFSGADIVILAVPAQATRTLLSGLDPALLAGRPIVLSAKGLETGTLARQSEILADMAPEAVPYVLSGPSFAADVAAGRPTAVTLAGDDASDTSALAAALAGPTFRPYAADDRVGVEIAGALKNVYALACGAVEGAHLGASARAALIARGYAEMARMVTAMGGSAHTLTGLAGLGDLTLTCTSVQSRNYQFGMALGAGRRTEDILAGGSRLAEGVATAPVAAALAKSLAVEAPLIEAVDAVIAGQADIAEIVAGLMSRPLKRED, from the coding sequence ATGCCGCTTGAAAGCGTAGCCGTGATCGGCGGCGGGGCGTGGGGCACGGCGCTGGCGCAGGCCGTCGCCATGGCCGGCCGGTCGGTGACGCTGATCATGCGCAATGCCGAACAGGCGGCCGCCATCAATGCCGGCCGCATCAATCAGGCGGCCTTGCCGGGGCAGGTCCTGCTGCCGGGCGTCACGGCCGCCGGGGCTTTCAGCGGCGCCGATATCGTCATTCTGGCGGTGCCGGCGCAGGCGACGCGGACCCTGTTGTCCGGGCTCGATCCGGCCCTGCTTGCCGGCCGGCCGATCGTGCTTTCGGCCAAGGGGCTGGAGACCGGCACGCTGGCGCGGCAGAGCGAGATTCTCGCCGACATGGCGCCGGAGGCCGTGCCCTATGTGCTGTCCGGCCCCAGCTTTGCCGCCGATGTCGCGGCGGGGCGGCCGACGGCGGTGACGCTGGCGGGAGACGATGCCAGCGACACTTCCGCGCTGGCCGCCGCCCTGGCCGGCCCGACATTCCGGCCCTATGCCGCCGACGACCGCGTCGGGGTGGAGATCGCCGGGGCGCTGAAGAATGTCTATGCGCTGGCCTGCGGCGCCGTCGAAGGCGCCCATCTCGGCGCTTCGGCCCGGGCGGCGCTGATCGCCCGGGGCTATGCGGAAATGGCACGGATGGTCACCGCCATGGGCGGTTCGGCCCATACCTTGACCGGGCTGGCCGGGCTGGGCGATCTGACGCTGACCTGCACCTCGGTGCAATCGCGCAATTATCAATTCGGCATGGCGCTGGGCGCGGGCCGCCGGACCGAGGATATCCTGGCCGGCGGGTCCAGGCTGGCGGAGGGCGTGGCTACGGCGCCGGTCGCCGCCGCTCTGGCGAAAAGCCTCGCTGTCGAGGCGCCGCTGATCGAGGCCGTCGACGCCGTCATAGCCGGTCAGGCCGATATTGCCGAAATCGTGGCGGGATTGATGTCCCGCCCGCTCAAGAGGGAAGATTGA
- the ffh gene encoding signal recognition particle protein, which yields MFESLSDRLGKIFDGLRGRGALNAADVDAAMREIRRALIEADVSLEVVRAFVEQVRARAVGAEVTRSVTPGQQVVKIVNDELVAVLGSDAVSIDLNAPAPVALLMVGLQGSGKTTTSAKIAKRLKDRQKKKVLLASLDTRRPAAMEQLRVLGEQVGVDTLPIVATENPVEIARRAEREGRLGGYDVLILDTAGRTHIDEELMAETVAIREVARPHEILLVVDALTGQDAINVARSFDGRLDITGIVMTRVDGDGRGGAALSMRAATGKPIKLIGVGEKMDALEDFHPARIADRILGMGDIVSLVEKAAEHVTAEDAAKMAKKLKKGVFDFEDLRGQLQQMKKMGGMGGLMGMLPGAGQLKKAMAGANVDEKVFDRQIAIINSMTRKERENPDLLNASRRKRIAAGAGVEVSDINKLAKQHRQMADMMKKVSRGGMGALGGMFGGKMGGMLGGMPDLSKMDPAQLEQMARQAGINPEQLKGLPAADPPQQKALPSDVNALLKSSGGPALPGLGGAPRFPGLPGLGKKK from the coding sequence ATGTTTGAGAGCCTTTCCGACCGGCTTGGCAAGATTTTCGATGGGCTTCGCGGACGCGGCGCGCTGAACGCCGCCGATGTCGATGCGGCCATGCGCGAAATCCGCCGGGCGCTGATCGAGGCCGACGTGTCGCTCGAAGTGGTCCGCGCCTTTGTCGAGCAGGTGCGCGCCCGCGCCGTGGGCGCCGAGGTTACCCGCTCGGTGACGCCGGGCCAGCAGGTGGTCAAGATCGTCAATGACGAACTGGTCGCCGTACTGGGTTCCGATGCGGTCAGTATCGATCTCAATGCGCCGGCGCCGGTCGCCTTGCTGATGGTGGGCCTGCAGGGCTCGGGCAAGACCACGACCAGCGCCAAGATCGCCAAGCGCCTCAAGGACCGGCAGAAGAAAAAGGTGCTGCTGGCCTCGCTCGATACGCGCCGCCCGGCGGCGATGGAGCAATTGCGGGTTTTGGGCGAGCAGGTGGGCGTCGATACGCTGCCCATCGTCGCCACCGAAAATCCGGTCGAGATTGCCCGCCGCGCCGAGCGCGAAGGTCGCCTGGGCGGCTATGACGTCCTCATCCTCGACACGGCCGGCCGCACCCATATCGATGAAGAGCTGATGGCCGAAACGGTCGCCATCCGCGAGGTCGCCCGCCCGCACGAAATCCTGCTGGTGGTCGATGCGCTGACCGGCCAGGACGCCATCAATGTCGCCCGGAGCTTCGACGGGCGCCTCGACATTACCGGCATCGTCATGACCCGCGTCGACGGTGACGGGCGCGGCGGTGCGGCTTTGTCGATGCGCGCCGCCACCGGCAAGCCGATCAAGCTGATCGGTGTCGGCGAAAAGATGGATGCGCTGGAGGATTTCCATCCGGCGCGCATCGCCGACCGCATTCTGGGCATGGGCGATATCGTCTCGCTGGTCGAGAAAGCGGCGGAACATGTCACCGCCGAAGACGCCGCCAAGATGGCCAAGAAGCTCAAAAAGGGCGTCTTCGACTTCGAGGATTTGCGCGGCCAATTGCAGCAAATGAAGAAGATGGGCGGCATGGGCGGCCTCATGGGTATGCTGCCGGGAGCGGGCCAGCTCAAGAAAGCCATGGCCGGCGCCAATGTCGATGAAAAAGTCTTCGACCGGCAGATCGCCATCATCAATTCAATGACCCGCAAGGAGCGGGAAAATCCCGACCTGCTCAATGCCTCCCGCCGCAAGCGCATCGCGGCCGGCGCCGGCGTCGAGGTCTCGGACATCAACAAGCTTGCCAAGCAGCACCGCCAGATGGCGGATATGATGAAGAAGGTCTCCCGGGGCGGCATGGGCGCGCTTGGGGGCATGTTCGGCGGCAAGATGGGCGGGATGCTGGGCGGCATGCCCGATCTTTCCAAGATGGACCCGGCCCAGCTCGAACAGATGGCGCGCCAGGCCGGGATCAATCCCGAGCAGCTCAAGGGCCTGCCTGCCGCCGATCCGCCGCAGCAGAAGGCGCTGCCCAGCGACGTCAACGCGCTGCTCAAATCCTCCGGCGGTCCGGCCTTGCCCGGGCTCGGCGGAGCGCCCCGTTTCCCCGGCCTTCCCGGCCTGGGCAAGAAGAAATAG
- a CDS encoding YciI family protein, with protein MLYAMIAKDAPGALQTRLDTRPQHLDHLKSLGPKLVFAGALLDAYEQPEGSIVVFEAESLAEAEALAAADPFVSAGVFSAYEVKRWRLAINNSGAEL; from the coding sequence ATGCTCTATGCCATGATCGCCAAGGATGCTCCCGGCGCGCTCCAGACCCGGCTCGACACGCGGCCGCAGCATCTGGACCATCTCAAATCGCTGGGCCCGAAGCTGGTCTTTGCCGGAGCGCTGCTCGATGCCTACGAACAGCCGGAGGGCTCGATCGTGGTGTTCGAGGCCGAGAGCCTTGCCGAGGCCGAGGCGCTGGCCGCCGCCGATCCGTTCGTGTCGGCCGGGGTGTTTTCCGCCTATGAGGTCAAGCGCTGGCGCCTGGCCATCAACAATTCCGGCGCGGAGCTCTGA
- a CDS encoding EVE domain-containing protein produces MAYWLMKSEPDVFSFDDLARKTAKGEVEEWNGVRNYAARNNMKAMAIGDEAFFYHSNIGKEIVGIMKIVALAHPDSTAELNAKGAVVWECVDVQAVKPFARPVTLAEIKAIPELSEMELVKLSRLSVSKVGDAEWTLLCQMGGL; encoded by the coding sequence ATGGCCTATTGGCTGATGAAGTCGGAGCCGGACGTTTTTTCCTTCGACGATCTGGCCAGGAAGACGGCGAAGGGCGAGGTCGAGGAATGGAACGGCGTGCGCAATTATGCGGCGCGCAACAATATGAAGGCCATGGCCATCGGCGACGAGGCGTTCTTCTACCATTCCAATATCGGCAAGGAGATCGTCGGGATCATGAAGATCGTGGCCCTGGCCCATCCCGACAGCACCGCCGAGCTCAACGCCAAGGGCGCGGTGGTGTGGGAATGCGTCGACGTGCAGGCGGTGAAGCCCTTTGCCCGCCCGGTGACGCTGGCCGAGATCAAGGCGATTCCCGAATTGAGCGAGATGGAGCTGGTCAAGCTCTCCCGGCTGTCGGTGTCCAAGGTCGGTGACGCCGAATGGACGCTGCTCTGCCAGATGGGTGGTCTATAG
- the tsaD gene encoding tRNA (adenosine(37)-N6)-threonylcarbamoyltransferase complex transferase subunit TsaD, producing the protein MTGQAPAIILGIETSCDETAAAIVMRDESGRGTIRSNVVRSQLDEHAAFGGVVPELAARAHVEWLDHIIAQAVDEAGIDLSDIDAVAATAGPGLIGGVLVGLTTGKALAAALGKRLIAVNHLEAHALTARLTDGIKFPYLMLLVSGGHSQFVLVRGVGDYQRWGGTIDDALGEAFDKVAKLLSLGHPGGPEVERIARDGDARRFKFPRPLLREARLDFSFSGLKTAVRLQAEAIAPLTRQDVADIAASFQAAVTEIVATRSRQALQRLQAEWPDMAPQLVVAGGVAANRSIAAALAAVAEDMGVRLVVPPIALCTDNGAMVAWAGAERLALGAGNGLDVAARPRWPLDMPDMKVSEDAA; encoded by the coding sequence ATGACCGGGCAAGCGCCAGCCATTATCCTGGGTATCGAGACCAGCTGCGATGAAACCGCCGCCGCCATTGTCATGCGGGATGAATCCGGTCGCGGAACCATTCGTTCCAATGTGGTGCGCAGCCAGCTCGATGAACATGCGGCATTTGGCGGCGTGGTGCCCGAACTGGCGGCGCGGGCCCATGTGGAATGGCTCGATCACATCATCGCGCAGGCCGTGGACGAAGCGGGAATCGACTTGTCCGATATCGACGCGGTGGCGGCAACGGCGGGGCCGGGATTGATCGGCGGCGTCCTGGTGGGGCTGACCACCGGCAAGGCATTGGCCGCCGCTTTGGGCAAGCGGCTGATCGCGGTCAACCATCTGGAAGCCCATGCGCTGACGGCGCGGCTTACCGACGGGATAAAATTCCCCTATCTTATGCTGCTGGTTTCGGGCGGGCATAGCCAATTCGTGCTGGTGCGCGGCGTCGGCGATTACCAGCGCTGGGGCGGCACTATCGACGATGCCCTGGGCGAGGCTTTCGACAAGGTGGCCAAATTGCTGAGCCTGGGCCATCCGGGCGGGCCGGAAGTGGAGCGGATCGCCCGCGATGGCGATGCCAGGCGGTTCAAATTTCCGCGGCCATTGCTGCGCGAGGCGCGGCTGGATTTTTCCTTTTCCGGGCTCAAGACGGCGGTGCGGCTGCAGGCCGAGGCCATCGCGCCGCTGACCCGGCAGGACGTGGCCGATATCGCCGCCAGTTTCCAGGCAGCGGTGACCGAGATCGTGGCGACGCGGTCGCGACAGGCGCTGCAACGGTTGCAGGCGGAATGGCCCGACATGGCGCCGCAATTGGTGGTGGCCGGCGGGGTCGCCGCCAATAGAAGCATTGCCGCGGCGCTGGCGGCGGTCGCAGAAGATATGGGCGTTCGTCTGGTGGTGCCGCCGATTGCCCTGTGCACCGATAATGGCGCCATGGTGGCCTGGGCCGGCGCCGAGCGGCTGGCCCTGGGCGCCGGCAATGGGCTGGATGTGGCGGCGCGGCCGCGCTGGCCGCTGGACATGCCCGACATGAAGGTGAGTGAAGATGCCGCTTGA
- a CDS encoding GNAT family N-acetyltransferase, translated as MTAAGAIALSPGRHSADATAPGQELGAKVVRKRQDLDALAGCWQALEAGSSGANLFQSLGWARAVFDFEAARENPDFDPVIAVLRQGQQLIAVLPLERVRTAMRRVLVPLGNGFGQYCNMLLAPGIDPGRAMSRLLDAAIAAAPCDAVSLLKIRDGSSLDRGLPKTAIETGSEAGAPYVALDDFADFAGYFATIRSKTRKNMRNARNRLERSGPVEHKVATAPIEQLGLIERTLAGRAERLRDQGLTSRAFRDSGFPDFCRNLVGHPDIDLMTFSLTQKGKPIAEQWGFVHGGRYYAYVAARDFSNSDESPGKLHLGEVLKACAERGLSGCDLGVPVMPYKLTFATETVIVRDFALPVTLKGWLITQGWDVLLRPALKGLVLRMPAGLRTRFMHLAWRRA; from the coding sequence ATGACTGCCGCAGGCGCGATCGCGCTTTCCCCGGGGCGCCATAGTGCCGACGCGACAGCGCCCGGCCAGGAATTGGGCGCGAAAGTGGTGCGCAAAAGGCAGGACCTCGATGCGCTGGCTGGATGCTGGCAGGCGCTCGAGGCCGGAAGCAGCGGCGCCAACCTGTTCCAGAGCCTGGGCTGGGCGCGGGCGGTCTTCGACTTCGAGGCGGCGCGCGAAAACCCGGATTTCGATCCGGTCATCGCGGTCCTCAGGCAGGGCCAGCAATTGATCGCGGTGCTGCCGCTCGAGCGCGTCCGGACGGCGATGCGCCGGGTGCTGGTGCCGCTGGGCAATGGCTTCGGGCAATATTGCAATATGCTGCTGGCGCCGGGTATCGATCCGGGGCGGGCCATGTCGCGCCTGCTGGATGCGGCGATTGCGGCGGCGCCCTGCGACGCGGTGAGCCTACTCAAGATCAGGGATGGATCGAGCCTCGACCGCGGTCTGCCCAAGACCGCCATCGAAACCGGCTCCGAAGCGGGCGCGCCCTATGTCGCGCTGGATGATTTTGCCGATTTCGCCGGCTATTTCGCCACTATTCGCAGCAAGACGCGCAAGAATATGCGCAATGCCCGGAACCGGCTGGAACGGAGCGGGCCGGTGGAACACAAGGTCGCCACGGCACCGATCGAGCAATTGGGCCTCATCGAGCGCACCCTGGCCGGCCGGGCCGAGCGGCTGCGCGATCAGGGGCTCACCTCGCGGGCTTTCCGCGATAGCGGCTTTCCGGATTTCTGCCGCAATCTAGTCGGCCATCCCGATATCGACCTCATGACCTTTTCGCTGACCCAGAAGGGCAAGCCGATCGCCGAGCAATGGGGGTTCGTGCATGGCGGGCGCTATTATGCCTATGTCGCCGCCCGCGATTTTTCCAATTCCGATGAAAGCCCGGGCAAGCTGCATTTGGGCGAAGTGCTCAAGGCCTGCGCCGAACGGGGTCTTTCCGGCTGCGATCTGGGCGTGCCGGTCATGCCCTATAAGCTGACCTTCGCCACCGAAACGGTGATCGTGCGCGATTTCGCCCTGCCGGTCACGCTGAAGGGCTGGCTGATCACCCAGGGCTGGGACGTGCTGCTGCGGCCGGCGCTCAAGGGACTGGTGCTGCGCATGCCGGCGGGGCTGCGGACCCGGTTCATGCATCTGGCATGGCGCCGGGCCTGA
- the dapF gene encoding diaminopimelate epimerase, translating to MNGLGNQIIVADLRGMPARVTPQAAIAINAHPETRFDQIMAVHDPRTPGTDNYIEIVNSDGSRAQACGNGMRCVVRALSAEQGRRRFTFETVAGILFGEEDEDGAILVDMGTPKFAWYDIPLNEEFADTRAIELQIGPIDAPVLHSPSVASMGNPHATFWVKDDIWSYALDRFGPLLENHPLFPERCNISIAEVVRPDHIVLRTWERGAGLTEACGTAACAALVNGARTRRTGRKARVTLPGGDLLVEWLDNDHVTLTGPAELEWRGRLDPASGAWTRGGAA from the coding sequence ATGAACGGGCTGGGCAACCAGATCATCGTCGCCGATTTGCGCGGCATGCCGGCGCGCGTCACGCCGCAAGCCGCCATCGCCATCAATGCGCATCCCGAAACCCGCTTCGACCAGATCATGGCCGTGCATGACCCGCGCACACCCGGCACCGACAATTATATCGAGATCGTCAATTCCGACGGCAGCCGCGCCCAGGCCTGCGGCAATGGCATGCGCTGCGTGGTCCGGGCCCTTTCGGCCGAACAGGGCCGGCGGCGCTTCACCTTCGAGACCGTCGCCGGCATCCTCTTCGGCGAGGAAGACGAAGATGGCGCCATCCTTGTCGATATGGGCACGCCCAAATTCGCCTGGTACGACATTCCGCTCAACGAGGAATTCGCCGATACCCGCGCCATCGAGCTCCAGATCGGCCCCATCGACGCGCCGGTGCTGCATTCGCCCTCCGTCGCCTCCATGGGCAATCCGCATGCCACCTTCTGGGTCAAGGACGATATATGGTCCTATGCGCTGGACCGGTTCGGGCCGCTGCTCGAAAACCATCCGCTGTTTCCCGAGCGCTGCAACATTTCCATCGCCGAAGTGGTCCGCCCCGATCACATCGTCCTCAGGACCTGGGAGCGCGGCGCCGGCCTGACCGAGGCCTGCGGCACCGCCGCCTGCGCCGCCCTGGTCAATGGCGCCCGCACCCGGCGCACCGGCCGCAAGGCCAGGGTGACGCTGCCGGGCGGCGATCTTTTGGTTGAATGGCTCGACAACGATCATGTCACCCTCACCGGGCCGGCCGAGCTCGAATGGCGCGGCAGGCTGGATCCGGCCAGTGGCGCCTGGACCCGCGGCGGGGCCGCCTGA
- the ftsY gene encoding signal recognition particle-docking protein FtsY, which yields MTDKKPGFFQRLFGGNQPAPSPAPPETKPEVPAEPAPESVPATPEPEPIPEPAEPLRPADIPPPPGPPETTPDYIERVEDQFVTPPAEIATPAQPLQSWFGRLASGLKRSSDNLSSSITSVFTKRKLDAATLDELEDVLIQADLGVDTAMAITEILRRDRFDKDVSGDDVRAVLAAEVEEVLTAVAQPLAIDAGKKPFVILMIGVNGSGKTTTIGKLAQKLTREGRSVMLAAGDTFRAAAIEQLQVWGQRTGAPVIARPAGADASGLAFDAVTQARAEGRDVLIIDTAGRLQNRDELMNELEKIIRVIKKVDPEAPHATLLTLDATTGQNALKQVEIFGQRAGVTGLVMTKLDGTARGGILVAIASKFGLPVHFIGVGEGVEDLEPFAASDFARAIAGFEPPR from the coding sequence ATGACCGACAAGAAACCGGGCTTTTTCCAGCGCCTCTTCGGCGGCAACCAGCCGGCGCCCAGTCCCGCGCCGCCGGAAACGAAGCCGGAAGTCCCGGCCGAGCCGGCGCCGGAAAGCGTGCCGGCCACGCCCGAACCCGAGCCCATCCCGGAGCCGGCCGAGCCGCTCCGGCCCGCCGATATTCCGCCGCCGCCCGGCCCGCCGGAAACCACCCCCGATTATATCGAGCGGGTCGAGGACCAGTTCGTCACCCCGCCCGCCGAGATCGCCACGCCGGCCCAGCCGCTCCAGTCCTGGTTCGGCCGCCTGGCTTCGGGCCTCAAGCGCTCTTCGGACAATCTCAGCTCGTCCATTACCTCGGTCTTTACCAAGCGCAAACTGGATGCGGCGACGCTCGATGAACTCGAAGACGTGCTGATCCAGGCCGATCTGGGCGTGGACACCGCCATGGCGATCACCGAGATTCTGCGCCGCGACCGCTTCGACAAGGACGTGTCGGGCGACGATGTGCGGGCGGTGCTGGCCGCCGAGGTGGAGGAGGTGCTGACCGCCGTGGCTCAGCCGCTCGCCATTGATGCGGGCAAGAAACCCTTCGTCATCCTGATGATCGGCGTCAATGGCTCGGGCAAGACCACCACGATCGGCAAGCTGGCGCAGAAGCTGACCCGCGAGGGCCGCTCGGTCATGCTGGCGGCCGGCGATACCTTCCGCGCCGCCGCCATCGAGCAATTGCAGGTCTGGGGCCAGCGCACCGGCGCGCCGGTCATCGCCCGCCCGGCCGGCGCCGATGCCTCGGGCCTGGCCTTCGACGCCGTCACCCAGGCCCGGGCGGAAGGCCGCGATGTGCTGATCATCGACACCGCCGGACGGTTGCAGAACCGCGACGAATTGATGAACGAGCTGGAAAAGATCATCCGCGTCATCAAGAAAGTCGATCCCGAAGCCCCCCATGCTACCCTGCTGACCCTCGATGCCACGACCGGCCAGAATGCTCTCAAGCAGGTGGAAATCTTCGGCCAGCGCGCCGGAGTGACGGGGCTGGTCATGACCAAGCTCGACGGCACCGCCCGCGGCGGCATCCTCGTCGCCATCGCCAGCAAATTCGGCCTGCCGGTGCATTTCATCGGCGTCGGCGAAGGGGTCGAGGACCTCGAACCCTTCGCCGCCAGCGATTTCGCCCGCGCCATTGCCGGCTTCGAGCCACCCCGCTAG
- a CDS encoding septation protein A, which produces MTDKAEPEVNWDELRPQITKLALELGPLVVFFIMNGRADIFVATAWFMAAMTISLLLSWIILKKVAVMPLVTGVVVLVFGGLTLWLQDDTFIKMKPTITNVMFASILLGGLVFGQSLLKYVFGDVYKLRPEGWWKLTLNWGLFFVVLAVLNEAVWRNFSTDFWVAFKVWGIMPLTIVFSMSQLPLLNKYAPAAEPAQPPPVATGT; this is translated from the coding sequence ATGACGGACAAAGCCGAACCTGAAGTCAATTGGGACGAATTGCGCCCCCAGATCACCAAGCTGGCGCTGGAGCTCGGACCGCTGGTCGTCTTCTTCATCATGAATGGCCGCGCCGATATTTTCGTCGCCACCGCCTGGTTCATGGCGGCCATGACCATTTCCCTGCTGCTGAGCTGGATCATTCTCAAAAAGGTCGCCGTCATGCCGCTGGTCACCGGCGTCGTGGTGCTGGTCTTTGGCGGGCTGACGCTGTGGCTGCAGGACGACACTTTCATCAAGATGAAGCCCACCATCACCAATGTGATGTTCGCCTCAATTCTCCTGGGCGGCCTGGTCTTCGGGCAATCGCTGCTGAAATATGTCTTCGGCGACGTCTATAAGCTCAGGCCCGAAGGCTGGTGGAAGCTGACGCTCAATTGGGGCCTGTTCTTCGTCGTCCTCGCCGTGCTCAATGAAGCGGTCTGGCGCAATTTTTCGACCGATTTCTGGGTGGCCTTCAAGGTCTGGGGCATCATGCCGCTGACCATCGTCTTCTCGATGAGCCAATTGCCGCTGCTCAACAAATATGCCCCCGCGGCGGAGCCGGCTCAGCCTCCCCCCGTCGCCACCGGCACCTGA
- the hemC gene encoding hydroxymethylbilane synthase has product MQSPTPFARIGTRGSPLALAQARLVRQLLAEAHGVAEDDIAIEVFSTGGDRSQSENTTLSDIGGKGVFTKEIDEALLSGRVDIGVHSSKDVATGLPPGMVLAAFLEREDVRDAFLSVSVKGIDNLPEGARFGTSSIRRAAQAKRLRPDLRIVPFRGNVHTRLQKLLDGVADATLLALAGLNRLGEAHRATSILDPEHFMPAPAQGAIGIAIREGDQHFADIVAPLDHAPTHAAIAAERAMLAILDGSCRTPVGALTARDGGLLSLKGEILSLDGQTSYRAEAQGSDPRQLGEQVGRELLAQAGPDWLKRWMA; this is encoded by the coding sequence ATGCAATCGCCCACTCCCTTCGCCCGGATCGGAACACGCGGCAGCCCCCTTGCCCTTGCCCAGGCACGGCTGGTCCGCCAATTGCTCGCCGAGGCGCATGGCGTCGCCGAGGACGATATCGCCATCGAGGTCTTTTCCACCGGCGGCGACCGCAGCCAGTCGGAAAACACCACTTTGTCCGATATCGGCGGCAAGGGCGTCTTCACCAAGGAGATCGACGAGGCACTGCTTTCGGGCCGCGTGGATATCGGCGTCCATTCCAGCAAGGACGTGGCGACCGGCCTGCCGCCCGGCATGGTGCTGGCCGCCTTCCTCGAACGCGAGGATGTGCGCGACGCCTTCCTCTCGGTCAGCGTCAAGGGCATCGACAACCTGCCAGAGGGCGCCCGTTTCGGCACCTCGTCCATCCGCCGCGCCGCCCAGGCGAAGCGGTTGCGGCCGGACCTGCGCATCGTGCCGTTCCGCGGCAATGTGCATACCAGGCTGCAAAAGCTGCTCGATGGCGTCGCCGATGCCACCTTGCTGGCTCTGGCAGGGCTGAACCGGCTGGGCGAAGCGCATCGCGCCACCTCCATTCTCGATCCCGAGCATTTCATGCCGGCCCCGGCCCAGGGCGCCATCGGCATCGCCATCCGCGAAGGCGACCAGCACTTTGCCGATATCGTCGCTCCGCTCGACCACGCCCCGACCCATGCCGCCATTGCCGCCGAACGCGCCATGCTCGCCATATTGGATGGCTCCTGCCGCACCCCGGTCGGGGCACTGACGGCCCGCGACGGCGGCCTGCTGAGCCTGAAGGGCGAGATTCTCAGCCTTGACGGCCAGACCAGCTATCGGGCCGAGGCCCAAGGGAGCGATCCGCGCCAGCTCGGCGAACAGGTCGGCCGGGAGCTGTTGGCGCAGGCCGGTCCGGATTGGCTGAAGCGGTGGATGGCATGA
- the mtaB gene encoding tRNA (N(6)-L-threonylcarbamoyladenosine(37)-C(2))-methylthiotransferase MtaB, which translates to MGVETLTFGCRLNAYEGEVMKAEAEKAGLDNAIIINTCAVTAEAVRQARQAVRKARRDHPAARIIVTGCAAQTEARSFGDMAEVDLVIGNADKLKAESYRPMVFGTPLNDKVQVNDIMSVRETAGHLIEGMDGRTRAFVQVQNGCDHRCTFCIIPFGRGPSRSVPMGLVVEQIKKLVGNGYAEVVLTGVDITSYGPDLPGSPTLGKLTQSILRHVPDLPRLRISSIDSIEADPALYEAVGEPRLMPHLHLSLQSGDDLILKRMKRRHLRDDALGVVDKLRSRRPDMVFGADIIAGFPTETDAMFENSRRFIAEAGLTYIHAFPYSPRPGTPAARMPQVGKAIARRRAALLRQAGDSQFAALCRSRLGRLENVLVERNGLGRTEQFIPVRVPGAQAGALLGVSITGMDADGLTGEALPAAA; encoded by the coding sequence ATGGGGGTCGAGACGCTGACATTCGGCTGTCGCCTCAACGCCTATGAGGGCGAGGTGATGAAGGCCGAGGCCGAAAAGGCCGGGCTCGACAATGCCATCATCATCAATACCTGCGCGGTGACCGCCGAGGCCGTGCGTCAGGCTAGGCAGGCCGTGCGCAAGGCCAGGCGCGACCATCCCGCCGCCCGCATCATCGTCACCGGCTGCGCCGCCCAGACCGAGGCGCGCAGTTTCGGCGACATGGCAGAGGTCGACCTGGTCATCGGCAATGCGGACAAGCTCAAGGCCGAGAGCTACCGGCCTATGGTTTTCGGCACCCCGCTCAACGACAAGGTGCAGGTCAACGACATCATGAGTGTGCGCGAGACCGCCGGGCACCTCATCGAGGGCATGGATGGCCGCACCCGCGCTTTCGTGCAGGTGCAGAATGGCTGCGATCATCGCTGCACCTTCTGCATCATCCCCTTCGGTCGCGGGCCGTCGCGCTCGGTGCCGATGGGGCTGGTGGTCGAGCAGATCAAGAAGCTCGTCGGCAATGGCTATGCCGAAGTGGTGCTGACCGGGGTGGACATCACCTCCTATGGCCCCGACCTGCCGGGCAGTCCGACCCTGGGCAAGCTCACGCAATCGATCCTCCGCCATGTCCCGGACCTGCCGCGCCTCAGGATTTCCTCGATCGATTCCATCGAAGCCGATCCGGCGCTCTATGAGGCGGTGGGCGAGCCGCGGCTGATGCCGCATCTGCACCTGTCGCTGCAATCGGGCGACGATCTCATCCTCAAGCGCATGAAGCGCCGGCATCTGCGCGACGATGCGCTCGGCGTCGTCGACAAATTGCGCAGCCGGCGTCCCGACATGGTCTTCGGCGCCGATATCATTGCCGGCTTCCCCACCGAGACCGACGCCATGTTCGAAAATTCCCGGCGCTTCATCGCCGAGGCCGGGCTCACCTATATCCACGCCTTTCCCTATTCGCCGCGCCCCGGCACCCCCGCCGCCCGCATGCCGCAGGTCGGCAAGGCCATTGCCCGCCGGCGCGCCGCGCTGCTGCGCCAGGCGGGCGACAGCCAGTTCGCCGCCCTGTGCCGGAGCCGCCTCGGCCGGCTCGAAAACGTCCTGGTCGAACGCAACGGCCTTGGCCGCACCGAACAATTCATCCCGGTGCGCGTTCCGGGAGCCCAGGCCGGCGCATTGCTCGGCGTCAGCATTACCGGCATGGATGCGGACGGGCTGACCGGCGAGGCCTTGCCGGCGGCGGCCTAG